A window of Choristoneura fumiferana chromosome 8, NRCan_CFum_1, whole genome shotgun sequence contains these coding sequences:
- the LOC141430389 gene encoding uncharacterized protein isoform X1: MCCDLQMLSVQVPGCAGMERLGAPGGPRLRHDHRHHHSTEWEKQRIQAMVGRIQEMVEQETRARSAAAAERLGLPPSIQLPDGEYGQDAHLQLRVPYQQAELMRSFQPPPNKCVSDVPEWAGAEALARRGAGGAGGAVAAAARAARARRTGCCRRRRAGGAAWARGRRRPSCPPARRRPA; encoded by the exons A TGTGTTGTGATTTGCAGATGCTCTCGGTGCAAGTGCCGGGGTGCGCGGGCATGGAGCGGCTCGGCGCGCCGGGGGGGCCGCGCCTGCGACACGACCACAGGCATCACCATTCCAC AGAATGGGAGAAGCAGCGAATACAGGCGATGGTGGGGCGTATCCAAGAGATGGTGGAGCAGGAAACGCGAGCGCGGTCCGCCGCCGCGGCCGAGCGGCTCGGCCTGCCGCCCAGCATACAGCTGCCGGACGGCGAGTACGGGCAGGACGCGCATCTGCAACTGCGAGTCCCTTATCAG CAAGCCGAGTTGATGCGAAGTTTCCAGCCTCCACCGAACAAGTGTGTGAGCGACGTGCCCGAGTGGGCGGGCGCGGAAGCGCtggcgcggcgcggggcgggcggcgcgggcggggcggtggcggcggcggcgcgggcggctcGGGCAAGAAGGACGGGCTGCTGCAGAAGGCGACGCGCTGGTGGGGCCGCATGggcgcgcggccgccgccgcccttCCTGCCcgccagcgcgccgccgccctgCGTGA
- the LOC141430389 gene encoding uncharacterized protein isoform X3, with protein sequence MLSVQVPGCAGMERLGAPGGPRLRHDHRHHHSTEWEKQRIQAMVGRIQEMVEQETRARSAAAAERLGLPPSIQLPDGEYGQDAHLQLRVPYQQAELMRSFQPPPNKCVSDVPEWAGAEALARRGAGGAGGAVAAAARAARARRTGCCRRRRAGGAAWARGRRRPSCPPARRRPA encoded by the exons ATGCTCTCGGTGCAAGTGCCGGGGTGCGCGGGCATGGAGCGGCTCGGCGCGCCGGGGGGGCCGCGCCTGCGACACGACCACAGGCATCACCATTCCAC AGAATGGGAGAAGCAGCGAATACAGGCGATGGTGGGGCGTATCCAAGAGATGGTGGAGCAGGAAACGCGAGCGCGGTCCGCCGCCGCGGCCGAGCGGCTCGGCCTGCCGCCCAGCATACAGCTGCCGGACGGCGAGTACGGGCAGGACGCGCATCTGCAACTGCGAGTCCCTTATCAG CAAGCCGAGTTGATGCGAAGTTTCCAGCCTCCACCGAACAAGTGTGTGAGCGACGTGCCCGAGTGGGCGGGCGCGGAAGCGCtggcgcggcgcggggcgggcggcgcgggcggggcggtggcggcggcggcgcgggcggctcGGGCAAGAAGGACGGGCTGCTGCAGAAGGCGACGCGCTGGTGGGGCCGCATGggcgcgcggccgccgccgcccttCCTGCCcgccagcgcgccgccgccctgCGTGA
- the hay gene encoding ATP-dependent DNA helicase hay — protein sequence MGPTKKVKKYDSKQSSSDRSSKKKKVEEDMTIDLVEDDNPDNVGVPGAAMQDAEKNDQVPEDEFGAKDYRSQMALKPDNASRPLWVAPNGHIFLEAFSPVYKHAHDFLIAIAEPVCRPQHIHEYKLTAYSLYAAVSVGLQTGDIIEYLQRLSKCAVPAGIIEFITLCTLSYGKVKLVLKHNRYLVESKHVEVLHKLLRDPVIQQCRLRRDGDDALLPTAAAAAPALPAASATEDKPAANGAVPDDISQFYQQLDKDDEEDEATDLTANTAVAFEVDPDKIEVIQKRCIELEHPLLAEYDFRNDTVNPDINIDLKPTAVLRPYQEKSLRKMFGNGRARSGVIVLPCGAGKSLVGVTAVCTVRKRALVLCNSGVSVEQWKQQFKCWSTADDSMICRFTSEAKDKPMGAGILVTTYSMITHGQRRSWEAEQTMKWLQAQEWGLVVLDEVHTIPAKMFRRVLTIVHSHAKLGLTATLLREDDKIADLNFLIGPKLYEANWLELQANGYIARVQCAEVWCPMTPEFYREYLIQKINKKMLLYVMNPTKFRACQFLIRYHERRGDKTIVFSDNVFALRHYAVKMNKPYIYGPTSQSERIQILQNFKFNPKVNTIFVSKVADTSFDLPEANVLIQISSHGGSRRQEAQRLGRILRAKKGAIAEEYNAFFYTLVSQDTLEMAYSRKRQRFLVNQGYSYKVITELKGMDTEPDMFYGSREEQGMLLQQVLAASETECEDEREAGAGGARRAGGSLASLAGADDALYLEHRRAGQHNKHPLFKKFRY from the exons ATGGGACCTACGAAAAAAGTAAAGAAATATGACTCCAAGCAATCCAGCAGCGATAGATCAA GCAAAAAGAAAAAAGTCGAAGAGGATATGACAATAGATTTGGTAGAAGATGATAATCCAGACAATGTTGGTGTGCCGGGGGCTGCCATGCAAGATGCTGAGAAGAATGATCAAGTACCTGAAGATGAATTTGGTGCTAAAGATTATAG AAGCCAGATGGCTCTAAAGCCAGACAATGCCAGCAGGCCACTATGGGTGGCCCCGAATGGACACATCTTTTTAGAAGCCTTCTCACCAGTCTACAAACATGCTCATGACTTCCTGATAGCAATCGCAGAGCCAGTGTGCCG GCCTCAACATATACACGAGTATAAGCTCACAGCATACAGTTTATATGCAGCTGTGTCAGTGGGCTTGCAAACTGGAGACATCATAGAATATCTGCAGAGGCTCAGCAAATGCGCCGTCCCTGCTGGCATTATAGAATTCATAACACTATGCACACTATCATATGGAAAAGTTAAACTTGTCCTCAAACACAAcag GTACCTAGTGGAGAGTAAGCATGTAGAAGTTCTACACAAATTGCTGCGCGACCCCGTGATCCAGCAGTGCCGGCTGCGGCGCGACGGCGACGATGCGCTGCTGCCGACGGCGGCCGCGGCGGCGCCCGCCCTGCCCGCTGCCTCCG CGACCGAGGACAAGCCGGCCGCAAACGGCGCTGTGCCGGACGACATCAGCCAGTTCTACCAGCAGCTCGACAAAGACGACGAGGAAGACGAGGCCACTGACCTCACCGCTAACACCGCCGTCGCCTTCGAAGTTGACCCTGATAAGATTGAG GTGATACAAAAGCGCTGCATCGAACTGGAGCATCCGTTACTAGCAGAGTACGACTTCCGCAACGATACCGTCAATCCTGACATCAACATCGACCTCAAGCCCACGGCGGTACTGCGGCCTTACCAGGAGAAAAGTCTGCGGAAGATGTTTGGCAACGGACGGGCCAG GTCCGGCGTGATAGTGCTGCCGTGCGGCGCGGGCAAGTCTTTGGTGGGGGTGACGGCGGTGTGCACGGTGCGCAAGCGCGCGCTCGTGCTCTGCAACTCGGGCGTGTCCGTGGAGCAGTGGAAGCAGCAGTTCAAGTGCTGGTCCACGGCCGACGACAGTATGATATGCAG gTTCACATCAGAGGCTAAAGACAAGCCAATGGGCGCGGGCATCCTAGTAACGACGTACAGCATGATAACGCACGGCCAGCGGCGCTCGTGGGAGGCCGAGCAGACCATGAAGTGGCTGCAGGCGCAGGAGTGGGGACTGGTCGTGCTCGATGAAGTGCACACCATCCCCGCCAAGATGTTCCGACGCGTGCTCACCATAGTTCACTCGCATGCCAAGCTGG GTCTAACGGCGACGCTACTCCGCGAAGACGACAAAATCGCAGATCTGAACTTCCTCATCGGACCAAAGCTGTACGAAGCCAACTGGCTGGAACTGCAGGCGAACGGCTACATCGCGCGCGTGCAGTGCGCAGAAGTGTGGTGCCCCATGACGCCGGAGTTCTACCGGGAATACCTCATACAGAA AATCAACAAAAAGATGCTGCTGTATGTGATGAATCCGACGAAATTCCGCGCCTGCCAATTCCTGATCCGGTACCACGAGCGACGCGGCGACAAAACCATTGTTTTCTCGGACAACGTGTTCGCGCTCCGACATTACGCCGTCAAAATGAACAAGCCATACATCTACGGGCCCACGTCGCAGAGTGAAAGGATTCAGATATTACAGAACTTCAAGTTTAACCCTAAAGTAAACACGATATTCGTGAGCAAAGTCGCTGACACAAGTTTCGATTTGCCCGAAGCTAATGTGTTGATTCAGATCTCTTCGCACGGCGGCTCTCGACGGCAGGAAGCTCAACGATTAG GTCGTATTTTAAGAGCAAAGAAGGGAGCTATCGCAGAAGAGTACAACGCGTTTTTCTACACTCTAGTATCACAGGACACCCTGGAAATGGCCTACAGTCGCAAGCGGCAACGGTTTCTTGTCAACCAAGGCTACAGTtacaag gTTATTACAGAGTTGAAGGGGATGGACACTGAGCCAGATATGTTTTACGGCTCTCGCGAGGAACAAGGGATGTTATTACAGCAG GTGCTGGCTGCGTCCGAGACGGAGTGCGAGGACGAGCGcgaggcgggcgcgggcggcgcgcggc